The DNA window GATCATTTTCATATTCTTCAATCAGATTACCAACGGTTTCGAGAAGAGGAGCAAGTTGATGTTTTTCATTATTACCAACTTCATCAATAAGTTCATCTAAAACTTTCACAAGTTTTTTATATTGTTTATCAGTGTGTGGAACAGAGAGAATATCTTTAACATCATGCCAAACATTCTTAACTTTTTCAATATCTTGAATCATAAATTCTCCTTTTTCCATTTACCTTTGTCATATTCGTTATGAGTTAAAATATTCCGTACAAAAACTTTTTGTCGATTGTAATGAATAGCTACGATCAATCTAAAATGATTTCCACTAATATTAAAAACTGTAAGATTACCAACTTGATCAACAGAGTTAAAAACTTTTCTTAATTCATTAAAATCTTTAAAAGATGTGTTTTTAACAATTTTAA is part of the Leptospira noumeaensis genome and encodes:
- a CDS encoding helix-turn-helix domain-containing protein, with the translated sequence MIQDIEKVKNVWHDVKDILSVPHTDKQYKKLVKVLDELIDEVGNNEKHQLAPLLETVGNLIEEYENDHFIQPNAEPVEVLKFLMEENNLTQKNLSILGSQGVVSEILNGKRDLNVRQIKALAEKFNISPAVFI
- a CDS encoding type II toxin-antitoxin system HigB family toxin, which encodes MHIISWKKLDDFINKHPNAESSLKSWFKIVKNTSFKDFNELRKVFNSVDQVGNLTVFNISGNHFRLIVAIHYNRQKVFVRNILTHNEYDKGKWKKENL